The Halostagnicola larsenii XH-48 region CTACCACTCCGAGAACGACTCGACTGTCGGCGGTGCGTACGGCGGGCTCGGTGACACGGCGCTCGGAAACGAAGGCGCGGGCTGTTCCCCGGCCACGAACTATACGGACATCGACGTTACGGCCAGCGTCGGGGGTCACCTCGAGTTCCTCGGCGACGAAGCTGTCGGCTCCGATCTCGCAGACGCGATCAGCAGCGGGAGTTGTACGGATAACGACGATAACGACGACGATGACGACGGGTGGTGGTAACCGCCGGTCTTCCAGTCAATTACCTCGAAAAACGAACCGCGATCGACGAAAGCGACCTTGCTTACGTCGACAGGCGCTGCCTGTCCGGCGTCTTCGTCCTACGGACTCAGACGTTGACGATCACGCGGGAAGAGAACAGCCTCTCGAATGTTCTCGAGGCCGAGAATCGTCATCACGAGTCGCTCGCCGCCGAGTCCGAAGCCGGCGTGGGGCGGCATGCCGTACTTGAACATCTTCGTGTAGTACTCGAACTGGTCGGGGTCGAGTCCCTGCTGTTCGAAGCCTTCGATGAGCTTCTCGTGTCGGTGTTCGCGCTGGCCGCCGGAGACGAGTTCCATCCGCGGATGCATCAGATCGAAGCCGGTCGAGAGCTGTTCGTCGTCGTCGTGGTCTTTGATGTAGAACGGCTTGATCTCGCTCGGCCAGTCGGTGATGAAGTAGTGGCCGCCGACGTCGGCGCCGAGGGCCTCTTCTGCCGCCGTCGAGAGGTCGTCGCCCCAGACGAGCTGTTCGTCCAGTTCACCCGTGGCGTTGATCCGCTCGATGGCGTCCTCGTAGCTGATGCGCGGGAACGCCTCGTCGGGCACCTCGAACTCCTCCTCGAGACCGAGCGCCTCGAGTTCGTCCTGACAGTTCTCCGAAATCGCCTCGTAAGCTGCGGTGACGACGCCTTCGACGACATCCATCGCGTCGTTCTGGTCGCAGAACGCGCCCTCGAAGTCGATCGAGGTCGCCTCGTTCAGGTGTCGCGGCGTGTTGTGCTCTTCGGCGCGGAAGATCGGGCCGATTTCGAAGACCCGCTCGACGTTCGAGCCGGCGATGAGTTGCTTGAACAGCTGCGGCGACTGGTTCATGAAGGCCTCCTCGCCAAAGTACGTGATCGGGAACAGTTCCGTCCCGCCCTCGGTCCCCGTCGCGACGATTTTCGGCGTGGTGATCTCCGTCGAACCGAACTCGCGGAACTGCTCGCGAACGGCCCGAAGGATCTCCGCGCGGATCTCGAAGACGGCCTGTACCTCCTCCTTGCGGAGGTCGAGGGTCCGGTTGTCCAGTCGGGTCGACATCTCCGCGTCGACCTTCCCCGACGGATCGAGCGGCAGTTCGGGATCCGCAGCCGAGATGACCTCGAGCGATTCGGGCGTCACTTCGACACCCGTCGGCGCGCGCGGTTCTTCCTCGACTGCGCCGGAGACTTTCACGACGCTCTCTCGAGCGACGCCGAGTCCCGTCTCGACGAGGTCCTCGTCCATCTCGTCTTTCTCGAACTTGACTTGGATCTTCCCGGTCGCGTCGCGGAGGATCAAGAAGGCGATGCCGCCGAGGTCTCGGATCTCGTGGACCCACCCGGCGACGGTTACGTCGTCACCTGGCTCGGCGTCGGCAGTGTAGGTTCTGTCCTGCATACCCACCGATTCTCGGAGCCGAAACTTAAGCGCCATCGTTCGCGCTCGCGGGCGAAACGACTGACCAAAACGAACGGTCGAGATCGTCACACCGAGTACACGGCCGGGCCGATCATCACCGACAGCACCCATCAAACAGCCTTTGGGGTACCGGCTCGAGTCTCGAGTATGGACGACCTCGAGCGACTCGCCGACGAAGTCGAACGAAACGGGACGGTCGTGGCGTTCACCGGCGCAGGAATCTCCGCGCCCTCGGGCGTCCCGACGTTCCGGGGTGAGGGCGGCGTCTGGGAGCGCTTCGACGAAGGCCAGTTCACCTACGGTCGATTCCGGCGGGATCCGGCCGGATTCTGGGAGGATCGACTCGAGCTCCACGAGGCGATGTTTGGCGACGGCTACGAACCGAACGTCGCCCACGATGCGCTCGCGACGTTGGGAGCGGCGGGGTACGTCGACGCGATCATCACACAGAACACGGACGGGTTGCACGAGCGGGCGTTGCCGGCTAACGAAACGAATGCTGACGAGGGGTGGCAGAACGAATCCGGTACCGACCGCGACGATGAGACGACGCTGCTCGAGCTTCACGGGAACGCACATCGAGCGGTCTGTACGGCCTGCGGTCGTCGGATCGACGCCGAGGAAGCGTTCGACCGAGTCGCTGATGGCGAACTCCCGCCGACCTGTGACTGCGGCGGGACGTACAAACCCGACGTCGTGCTCTTCGGCGAGCAGCTTTCGGGTGCGACGCTCCAGCGCGCTCGCACTCTGGCTCGCGAAAGCGACATCTTCCTCGCTATCGGTTCGTCGCTCGTCGTCGAACCCGCCGCCTCGCTCCCTCGAGCGGCGAGTTCGACCGGGGCGACCCTCGGAATCGTCAACCTGGAGTCGACGCCCTGTGACGACGCTGCGGCGGTCGTCCGTCGCGAGGAC contains the following coding sequences:
- the aspS gene encoding aspartate--tRNA(Asn) ligase, with translation MQDRTYTADAEPGDDVTVAGWVHEIRDLGGIAFLILRDATGKIQVKFEKDEMDEDLVETGLGVARESVVKVSGAVEEEPRAPTGVEVTPESLEVISAADPELPLDPSGKVDAEMSTRLDNRTLDLRKEEVQAVFEIRAEILRAVREQFREFGSTEITTPKIVATGTEGGTELFPITYFGEEAFMNQSPQLFKQLIAGSNVERVFEIGPIFRAEEHNTPRHLNEATSIDFEGAFCDQNDAMDVVEGVVTAAYEAISENCQDELEALGLEEEFEVPDEAFPRISYEDAIERINATGELDEQLVWGDDLSTAAEEALGADVGGHYFITDWPSEIKPFYIKDHDDDEQLSTGFDLMHPRMELVSGGQREHRHEKLIEGFEQQGLDPDQFEYYTKMFKYGMPPHAGFGLGGERLVMTILGLENIREAVLFPRDRQRLSP
- a CDS encoding SIR2 family NAD-dependent protein deacylase, with amino-acid sequence MDDLERLADEVERNGTVVAFTGAGISAPSGVPTFRGEGGVWERFDEGQFTYGRFRRDPAGFWEDRLELHEAMFGDGYEPNVAHDALATLGAAGYVDAIITQNTDGLHERALPANETNADEGWQNESGTDRDDETTLLELHGNAHRAVCTACGRRIDAEEAFDRVADGELPPTCDCGGTYKPDVVLFGEQLSGATLQRARTLARESDIFLAIGSSLVVEPAASLPRAASSTGATLGIVNLESTPCDDAAAVVRREDVTTALPRLQTLVLE